One Papaver somniferum cultivar HN1 chromosome 10, ASM357369v1, whole genome shotgun sequence genomic window carries:
- the LOC113316660 gene encoding ubiquitin carboxyl-terminal hydrolase 12-like → MTFTTPPPSDQEDDDEIMTPSRSDQEVEGPQPKKVSPAEAVSTVENQDPESLKFIWKIKNFSRLKYKERHYSDVFTVGTYQWRVIMFPQGNNTDRRLSMYLQVADLASLSYGWSRCAQFSLAVVSQIHDKDTVRRYAPEHLFNARVTDTGFQYFMPLRELYDPSRGYLVDDTCIVEAEVKINEDYWNYDSRKETGFVGLTNQGATCYLNSLLQTLYHIPYFRKAVYNMPTTENDFTSGSYIPLALQSLFYKLQCDKNSVSTKELTKSFGWNTQESFMQRDVQELNRVLSEKLEDKMKGTAVEGAIQHMFEGHHMNYIECINVDYKSTRKESFYDLQLDVKGCRDVYASFDKYVEVERLEGDNKYHADQQHGLQDAKKGVLFTDFPPVLQLQLKRYEYDVMRDTMGKINDQYEFPLQLDLDREDGKYLSPDADRSVRNLYTLHSVLVHSGGGNRGHYYAFIRPTLSDQWFKFNDERVTKEDTMWALNEQYGGEARYSNAYMLVYIRESDRDEIICNVDEKDIAEHLRIRFNKEQEEKEAEELKKKEEAEARLYTIIKVARNEDFSKQIGRDICFDLVDHEKVCSFRIHKQMRFNLFKEKIAQEFGVPVQFLRFWVWAEGTDHSYRPERPLTLQEETQFVGQLEYSFKTACQAELKLFLEIEVGTELHPIPPPCYSPKEDILLFFKLYDAEKEEIRYAGRLFVKGSGKPFDILKKLNEMAGFSPDEEIQLYEELGSKSTVMCKHIDKTLTFRASQLINGDIICFQKLPSADSMTVCRYPDVPSFFKVVHNRQIVHFRSLKKPMEDDFFLELSKVLTYDEVAEIVARRLGLDDPTKIRLFRHDCYSPQAKPQAIRYQGFDHLSEVLIQYNRTTDILYYEVLDIPLPELERLKTLEVAFHHATKDDVVVHSIRLPKQSTVVDVINDLKTKVELSHPDAELRLLEVVHHRILKIFPLSEKIGNINDIYFRNLTLRAEEILEEEKNLGPQDRLIHVSHFTKGAYLGAYMEQHFGEPFFLAVHEGETLDAVKLRIQKKLQVLDEEFAKWKFAILSSFGRPEYLQDSDIVSTRFQRKNVYGAWAQYLGLEHCDSSPKADQNSHTFAKPSNNLQLG, encoded by the exons ATGACTTTCACGACTCCTCCGCCATCAGATCAGGAGGATGATGATGAGATCATGACTCCCTCGCGGTCAGACCAGGAGG TTGAAGGTCCTCAACCAAAGAAAGTCTCACCAGCAGAAGCTGTTAGTACAGTGGAAAATCAGGATCCTGAATCTTTGAAATTTATCTGGAAGATTAAGAATTTTTCTAGGCTGAAGTATAAAGAAAGACATTACTCTGATGTTTTCACTGTTGGTACGTATCAATGGCGTGTGATTATGTTTCCCCAGGGAAACAATACAGATCGTCGCTTATCCATGTACCTTCAAGTTGCGGACTTGGCTAGTTTGTCATATGGATGGAGTAGGTGTGCACAGTTCAGTTTGGCAGTAGTCAGTCAAATCCATGACAAAGACACGGTGAGACGTTATGCGCCAGAACACCTATTTAATGCGCGAGTAACTGATACGGGTTTTCAATACTTCATGCCTCTTCGTGAACTGTACGACCCAAGTAGAGGGTATCTCGTAGATGATACTTGTATAGTTGAAGCAGAGGTTAAGATCAATGAAGACTACTGGAATTATGATTCTCGAAAAGAAACGGGTTTTGTTGGTCTTACGAATCAGGGAGCAACATGTTATCTGAACTCTCTTCTCCAGACACTCTATCACATTCCTTATTTCAGAAAGGCGGTGTACAATATGCCAACAACTGAGAATGATTTCACATCAGGAAGCTACATCCCTTTGGCTCTACAGAGTTTGTTTTATAAGCTTCAGTGTGATAAAAATAGCGTCTCGACCAAGGAGCTCACCAAATCTTTCGGATGGAATACACAAGAGTCTTTCATGCAACGTGATGTGCAGGAACTTAACAGGGTTCTGTCTGAAAAGCTTGAAGATAAAATGAAGGGAACTGCTGTGGAGGGTGCGATACAACACATGTTCGAAGGTCaccatatgaattacattgaatGCATCAACGTGGACTACAAATCTACTAGGAAGGAGTCATTTTATGACCTTCAACTTGATGTAAAAGGCTGTCGGgatgtttatgcatcttttgacAAGTATGTGGAAGTGGAGCGTCTTGAAGGTGATAACAAGTATCATGCTGATCAACAACATGGATTACAGGATGCGAAGAAGGGTGTCCTTTTCACCGACTTCCCGCCTGTTCTCCAGCTCCAGCTAAAACGGTACGAATATGATGTTATGCGGGACACTATGGGAAAGATAAATGATCAGTACGAATTCCCCCTGCAACTTGATCTTGACAGGGAGGATGGAAAATACTTATCTCCAGATGCTGATAGAAGCGTCCGCAATCTCTACACACTTCATAGTGTTTTGGTTCACAGTGGTGGGGGAAATCGTGGGCACTACTACGCTTTTATAAGACCAACACTCTCAGATCAATGGTTCAAATTCAATGATGAACGAGTAACAAAAGAAGATACCATGTGGGCATTAAATGAGCAATACGGTGGTGAGGCAAGATATTCAAATGCATATATGCTCGTGTATATACGTGAAAGTGATAGAGATGAAATTATTTGTAATGTGGATGAGAAGGACATTGCTGAACACCTGAGAATTAGGTTCaataaagaacaagaagaaaaggAGGCTGAGGAGcttaagaagaaggaagaagcagAGGCTCGCCTCTATACAATTATAAAGGTTGCTCGAAATGAGGACTTCTCTAAACAGATAGGGCGAGATATCTGTTTTGATCTTGTTGATCACGAGAAAGTTTGCAGTTTTCGTATCCACAAACAAATGCGTTTTAACCTCTTCAAGGAGAAGATTGCTCAAGAGTTTGGTGTACCTGTGCAATTTCTGCGGTTTTGGGTATGGGCAGAGGGTACGGATCATTCTTATCGTCCAGAACGACCGCTAACACTTCAGGAGGAGACACAATTTGTAGGACAGTTAGAATATTCATTTAAGACGGCTTGCCAAGCGGAACTAAAGCTGTTCTTGGAAATAGAGGTTGGGACGGAGTTACATCCCATTCCTCCTCCTTGTTATAGCCCAAAAGAAgatattcttctttttttcaagCTTTATGATGCTGAGAAAGAAGAAATTCGGTATGCGGGGCGACTTTTTGTGAAGGGCAGTGGTAAGCCTTTTGATATTCTTAAAAAGCTTAATGAGATGGCTGGGTTCTCCCCAGATGAAGAAATACAACTTTATGAGGAATTAGGGTCCAAGTCCACTGTAATGTGTAAGCACATAGACAAGACTCTCACATTCCGCGCTAGCCAGCTTATAAATGGGGACATTATTTGCTTCCAGAAACTCCCTTCAGCTGATAGTATGACAGTATGCAGGTATCCTGATGTTCCTTCTTTTTTTAAAGTTGTTCATAACCGGCAGATTGTGCATTTCCGATCTTTGAAGAAGCccatggaagatgattttttcttAGAGTTGTCCAAGGTATTAACATATGATGAAGTCGCGGAAATAGTTGCTCGCCGTCTTGGTTTGGATGACCCAACTAAGATCAGACTTTTCCGTCATGACTGTTACTCCCCGCAAGCTAAACCCCAAGCTATTAGGTACCAAGGTTTTGACCACTTGTCTGAGGTGTTGATTCAGTACAATCGGACAACTGATATTTTGTATTACGAAGTCTTGGACATCCCTTTGCCTGAGTTGGAACGTTTGAAAACTTTAGAGGTCGCATTCCATCATGCAACAAAAGATGATGTGGTCGTTCATAGTATTAGACTTCCAAAACAAAGTACAGTTGTTGACGTGATTAATGATCTGAAGACAAAGGTTGAGCTGTCTCATCCAGATGCGGAACTCAGATTGCTGGAAGTTGTCCACCACAGGATTTTAAAGATTTTTCCGCTTAGTGAGAAGATTGGGAACATTAATGATATATACTTTAGAAACTTAACGCTACGAGCAGAGGAGATTCTAGAGGAGGAGAAGAACTTGGGTCCTCAGGATCGCTTGATTCATGTTTCTCACTTCACAAAAGGAGCGTATTTGGGAGCATATATGGAACAACATTTTGGGGAGCCATTTTTCTTGGCCGTACATGAAGGAGAGACTCTAGATGCAGTCAAACTGCGCATACAGAAGAAATTGCAGGTTCTTGATGAGGAATTCGCCAAGTGGAAGTTCGCAATTTTGTCATCCTTTGGTCGACCTGAGTACCTTCAGGACTCAGATATAGTGTCCACTCGCTTTCAGAGAAAAAATGTTTATGGAGCTTGGGCGCAGTACCTTGGCTTGGAGCATTGTGATAGTTCCCCGAAAGCCGATCAGAATAGCCATACATTTGCCAAGCCCAGTAATAATCTACAACTAGGGTAA